The DNA segment AATGATAGCCAAATTTCACCGCATAACATCCACCAACTTCGCTATTTTATCATCTCTATCGAACTAATTTCCATTTTTGTCTTGCAATTTTAGCAGGGAATTCATTTTCCTTTGAGTAGACGCATTTGAATGAAATAAGGTCATATTCGCATCACCCCGGCGGCCTTTCAACTCGAAAACCTTACTGCAACATAATCTCTTCCCATAAAAGCAACTCTCCTGATGTCCCAGAGGTATTCTTCCTTCTTAAAGTAAATTCACAAAATTGAAAAGTTTGTGATTAGGAAGAGGGGAAGAGGAAAAGAAAGTTGAGGATGGCTAAAAAGTTAATTTATTCTATTTGAAATATTCTTAACAATGGACAACACACTCATCAATGAgagtttttttatattaaaggcttaataacttgtaaaaaaaaaaaatagattaaaacatgttaaaaaagaatttcttactttatttaactataaaacattttattctctaatattataatcgtaTATCTCGAcattggtcgttttactttttttagatgcctgcaacatatcttccgcatttaacttacttttttttttttacaaccgagtgattaattgattatattttatgcaatttcaaggggctatcgagacactttgaaagttcaaggagccaaccaaccattttggacaagttcggggggaaaatgatgtattaagccaaaattgTATTTAGTGGGGATGTAAACCGCATGGGGCGGGGTATGCCTTTCCCATTCCCGTCCCCGACTAATCGGGGATTCACTATCCCCATCTCCGTAAGCTAAACGGGACAAACTGATCCTCATTCCAGTCCCACGGAAAATCCTCGCCCCCATGGGGATCCCCATTCCCTGTTTACAGATGTTCCAAAAACGTTATCCACATTCTCCATGGGAATCACcgtttatgtttaaaaaatcagtaaagGCAAAAACATTTAAGAAACATTGGCTAATAATACCACGTATTAACAACCAttctcaaataaaaaaatactaaaaattgaaaagaaccaatcacctaattaaaatgtacttaaatcattcaaaaaaatcaattattatGGAGAATAATAGGTGATCTTTATCGGGGATTAAcgggatggggatggggatcCAGGGGTGGAGCtagggagggtcggccgaccctccaaAAAAAACTTCATAGTAGGGGTGCTCCGCTCTGTTTAAGtagcatttaattttttttttcttacacgGTTAAGCTCCTTCGAGGATTGgatcctggctccgccactgcgGAGATCCCCACGGAACAGGATACATTTCTCAATTTCCGTCCCATCCCCATTACGAGGAACAAAATTATCCCATCCCTATTTCATGGGACCCTTATCGGGGATTCTCTATCTTTATCGGGACGGATCACCGATAGAGACGGAGAATCCCCACCCTATTGGCATCCCTAGTATTTAAGGATTGTGTTTGTGATTTAAGAATCTTTGAACTTTGACATTTGTTCTGTCTTAATGAAAATtaatgatgattttttttataacatgtGTGGTCCTGccacaaaataataaaatatgtattactTCTAATAATTCTCCACTATTGTAGTAAGTATTGTATGACTTGGCCTTTTTCTATTGGTTAGTCAAACATCTCTTTGCCATATAACcaattagtatttttttttatagaaattgggacgagacagaacttgggcggggtgagcacccatggcccaagaattgacaaacccgcaatatattaaaaaacgaaaaatgagtgtttgaacaagagaagcggaaggagaacaaacaaaaagaaggggggaggagaaaagtttaggaaagtcaagaaaaccgcaagtgagaaatactacaaatgtcatcattgataaacatgtggcaaaaagcaggagctgaaggccaccaattgatcactgaggaagagactccaaactttgccagtgcatcagcaactctatttccttccctaaagatgtgtgaaaaaagaatgttcatcctagagcaaatactgagacaatgcaaccatccttgacgaatactccaaggaacatccatggaacgatgtctaagcagattaacaacgtacattgagtccgactcaacccaaagctgatgccaatttttctcccaagcaagttcaattgcaaaaatagcggctctcaattcagccatataagcaaaagaagaggggtagaaaaagcaaaacagccTTTGGGAAATCcacgatagttgcgaaaaatacctcccgctcctgcctcggctggagtgccaaaagcagagtcGTCcatattgactttaacccagcccggaggaggtttaagccaatggaccggaataatgttgggagccggaggcggcctaggagaagcTAGAAGACGGGATAAGATAACATCATCTCTCCGTGAAGAGCAAAACCCTTTAGAAGTGgcaaaggactctcgaatcattcgaaaaagggtgatcttcgagtgctgaatagaaggagaaacttctttaaagattgcttcattcctgcaatgccagattaaccagatgcaagtgacatcgcctgtgagccaaaatgaatgctacgaagagagctgaagaagtggatgaattgtgAATAACGAGGCAAAGAGTAGTCAAAGTGAAActcaagggccctccaaagagaatctgcaaaagaacagctaatgaatagGTGGTTAATGGACTCAACATCCCTACCACATAGAATACAACGAGATGCAAAGGAGAATCCAAGATGTTGTAAGAGATCGTGAGTCAGAACCCgaccatgcaaaactctccagaaagtgaaggaacgagaagggggagtgtgagcattctaaacaaatttataccagtccaccgaaGAGGAACTAGGACTCATAAtcgaatagtactctttggcagagaaaatacccttcgtagAGGGCTGCCAAGCGCAGAAATCAAGATCATCTCTACCCCtgtgaatagatcgaatactgtcTTGAACAACCAAAGGAAGAGTGCCTAAGTCAAGCCACTCCGAATTaaccaaaaaatcatcaacagaattaaaGCGTGAACGCTTATCCCGATGATCAAGCCCCAATCTGTCCACCACTGATGGAATGATCCACCTATCAGTCCAAAAATTGAGCTTTTAGTATAATTATACTTCCGTGTTTTATTTATGTATCACTTTTATTGTTTTCATaagtatttttattaaattatgatAAAATTTAGTGATTAAGAGTAAATTGTAGTATAATTTCAAAAAGATTCAAAAGTTATTTAATTCCCAAATTTAAATCTAATTAGTTTTGGAATAATTGATTTAAAACACATTTTCTCAATTCCAATACACTCCCTAAATTCTAAGATGAAATTTTTTAGTTAAAAGTTATAAGAGataaataaatagaatttaaattttgattaaaagTGATAGATAAGAATAAGTAATTACAAGTAATGCAAATTAATTATGGTTATGTGCAGAGGTGGATATAGGGAGGCTCCCGAGTCGCTGGAACCACTATGACCACAGTAGTTTTGGCTTCCTGTCTTCACAAAATTTGAGGTTATAGTGGTTCCGACCCTATGTCTCCAAGTAATTTAGATAGGGTGCTGAATTAGCATCCCAAAAATTGGCTCTAGTTCTATTAGACCCTTCTAAAtctaaacttctaatttttttttctttttaggctctccttaaatctaaatttctaattttttttggcttttaggcctttttaaatccaaatttttaaatttttttggcaTATTAAGCCGTCCctaaattctatttttttctattagacatattttttttaaaatgttaagaatgtagcttaattttgagtaGTTTTACATtgttacttaaaaattggttttcGGCCACTCAGATTATAACAGGTATATATATACggaattttttttgaacaagttcgatttagtataatttttttttacacatcACGTGTAAAATTGGCCATTCCAACCGAATAATCCTATACTGGGCACTGGTTATGTGACAAGAAGCGAATATGTTTATGTAAAAAAGAAAATGctaattgaatctaaacaaaGAAGACAGTTGATATTTTTGAATCAACACTGTATTTTTGACTTAAAATCCCATTCTTGATAATGACTTTTTTAGATTTATGACGTATTGTTTTAAATTTGCtttgaatttgtttttttgCTTTTAGCCTATTCAACAGCACTTAACTTTAAAAGGACATATTGTCTTTGGATTttataaagaaagaaaagagtgagttcattttttcttgttttcttcgATCAAAGTTTAAAGAGGGTTTTGTCCCGACTAGACTAGTGTCATATATTTGTTACAACCTCGATTTTGACACAATTGACTTCtaaactctatttttttttccaaaatgtcATAATTGAATTTGATGTTTATTGACTTGTAAAATTAagcttttttttcaaaaatctaaTAATTGAATATGCTCATGTGGTTGGTGAAATCGTATCCTTTAATTAAGTCAAGCCTCACGTCTAGAGTTTAGAAAATAGAAGATAAAGGTACTCTTTTTAATGTTAAAGCTGTACAAAACAATAATAGAGTTGCCAAATTGTAAGTATAATAATAGATGCATAATTTAGAATAGGCAGTGGAACAGTGGAGATGGCTGTGGGAGAAGCTGCTGCTGTGTATACGGTGGATGAAGCACTTATAGCAGTTGGATTTGGGAAATTCCAGTATCTAGTGCTGTTTTATTCGGGGATGGGTTGGGTTGCTGAGGCTACGGAAATAATGCTACTTTCATTTGTTGGGAGTGCTGTTCAGACTCAATGGAATCTTACTTCTCATCAAGTTAGCCTTATTACTACTGTTGTTTTTCTTGGGATGCTTGTTGGTGCTTATTCTTGGGGTTTAGTTTCGGATAAATATGGAAGAAGGTTAGCTAGCTCATTTTACTAGCTACTTTCCGATTTGGTTTAGTTTTTATTATAATCTCTGAACACGCGGTAGTTTGTTAAATTGATTGATATTTAGGAAGGGATTTATGGTGACGGCTATAGTTACATTTGGAGGTGGATTTGCGAGTTCGTTTTCTCCGAATTATGTAGCATTGCTTGTTTTTCGTGGTTTAGCAGGGCTTGGTTTAGGAGGTGGTCCAGTGCTGCTGTCATGGTTCTTAGAGTTTGTACCTGCACCTACACGAGGCTTTTGGTTGATTGTTTTCCAGGCTTTTTGGACTGTTGCAACTATTCTTGAGGCTGCTTTGGCTTGGGTACTTTTTATCTTCTCACTAACTTTGATCAAAATTAGATATGTTTGTCATGACACTTAGTTGGCATATAGTTAACCGTAGTATCATGTATCATGTCAACATTCCAGTGAGTTTATAGCACTTAATTGGCATATAATTAATTGTCTTTTATATCACGTCAACATTCTAACGAATTTATGAAGAGGTGGAAATTTCGTGTTTACTGTCAAAATTGTGTTATCTCATATCTATGTTTtatatgattatatatgatataaatgctagaaaaatgatttttttatcaatCGTGTCATCTTAGTCAGGTTATCTCTGTAAATCGTGTTTTCATGTCAGAAATTGTCACTCTATATAGTTAATTgccttgtgtatcatgtcatgaTATTTAGTTAGCATTATAGTTAATTGTTTTCTTATTGATGTCATGATGCATAGTTGTCATATAGTTAAGTGTTTTCTGTGTCCTATCTACTTAATTCTTTTATTAACAAATGAATTctattttctttcaataaaatcacctcgattttatttttttattttaataaaatcattccaATCAATTTATGTACAAAAACTCAGCATAATATTAATATGGCAGACAGTTGATTATATGTCAACTAAGTGTTATGGAACGTGTGTTGTTTTTTCTTCCTAAAATGTGGCTTAATAGCACACACGTCAGTTGTAAAATTAATGTACACAAATTGTCTTCTATGCTATGTCAATATTCCGATGAGTTTTTGTGGACAAATTTATCGattgattttattgaaatttatgaaatagatcatttatgttttcttttaacTACTTGTGCAGATTATTATGCCAAGATTAGGGTGGAGGTGGTTGATTGCTCTATGCTCTCTTCCATATTTCATTCTCCTTATATTTTACCCTCTAACGCCCGAATCCCCAAGGTACTTATGTTTGAAAAACAGAAAAGATGAAGCCCTCCACATTTTAGAGAAAATATCCAAACTAAATGGAAAACCATTACCCAATGGTGTCCTTGTCACTGATCATGAAATTGAGCTCCAAAAACAACAGCATGAAAATGGAGCTCCTGCTGGAAGATGGAAGGACTCTAACATGGGGATGTTCAGATCAGTCTTAACTCTTGTTTCACCAAAATTACTCAGAACAAGTTTGCTCTTATGGATTGTCTTTTTTGGGAACGCATTTTCCTACTATGGCCTTGTCCTGCTCACCACTGAGTTAAACAAAGGAAATGCTCATTGCAATCCAAATCAAAAGCACTCACATAAATCCGGGAACATCAACTATAGAGACATTTTCATTACTAGCTTTGCAggtaaattaaataaatgcaaTGTTTGTATTAATTTAGAGTATATAATatatgtgattaacataaatgtTGTGCTGTTCAAGAGTTTCCTGGACTCGTCATAGCAGCTGTGACAGTCGATAGATTGGGGCGTAAGGTTTCGATGGCGGGGTTGTTTTTCGTGTGTTTGATGTTCATGTTACCTTTAGTGGTTCAGCAGCGAGCAGCAGTGACCACAGCTCTTCTCTTCGGAGCGAGAATATGCATCACGGGAACTTTTGCTGTGGTCTATGTGTATGCTCCGGAGGTAAAATTGAGGCGTTTTCGGTCAATTTCAATCGATTTCTTTTTTATGTTTGATTAGAATTGTGAAGTTTTGTAATGTAGATATACCCAACATCAGTGAGGTCAACAGGAGTTGGAGTAGCAAGCTCAATGGGGAGAATTGGGGGAATGATATGCCCCATTGTGGCAGTAAGCTTGGTGCAAGGATGTCATCAAACTGAGGCAGTTGTGCTTTTTGTTGGGGTTATTTTTATATCGGGTATTTGTGTCTCGTTGTTCCCTTTCGAGACCAAGGGCCGCGATTTAGCCGAAAGTATATCCAGTGCTAAACATCAAACGCCAAAACCCATAGACCCTTGAATAAACCTGTGTTGTAGTAGAAAACTCAAATTCATGTGTTAAAATTGAACAATTGTTTTCTTAATTTGACCATGGTTGCTAGTAAGTAACAAACGGTCTAAGGATTTTTCTGGGGCTTGTTCATGGTTGATGGAATTTGGCCGAATACATTATTTTCCTCAGCTTTGTTGATTAATTTCCTGATGGTTGGAGGTATGAAATGCACGCATATTTAGTGTAAATTTGTTATATATTGTTGTTGCACAGTGAATAAaagaacaaaattatcaattagaCTATATGGGATGAGTTGGGGATGAGATTGCTCTCGTTAAGACGTCTGCTGCGCTGCTTCTAAAATATGCAAATAGACTGTCAGTTGGTCGCTTTTCGGATAAAACAACCAAGTCAAACACTGCAATTTGATTCTGATATGTACGATTTGAGAATCATCCAATAGTTACATTCTCAGAAATACTGCAAAATCCTTTCTGGGATTGAATCCAGTTTATGTAAAAAAACTGAGAAGCAAAAAATCagagagaaaaattagaaaattacaaaaaaaaacgtggCTAGATAAAGAAGGTTATAATGGACTCGGCCAACCCGGCCCGGTCGGACTCACCAGCTAAGGCTTTGAGGCAAAACGACCATGGCTTTATAGTAACGAGCCTCGAAAACTCTAGCTTGTGTGTACAAAACCCTGTTTAATCACAACAATGCATCAATTAATGATAAGCACTATTCaagatttttatttctttgattGTACAAAGTATAAAAGTAtttaatataaacatatattcggtaattataataattctgaatttttttataagtttttctttttttcgaaagaaaattttatattagttattatcattggaaaatgtagaaatcaaatttattttgcTTATCAGATCATCTACAAAGTTCTACACATTTTCAGTAACAACTCTATAGATAGGCCAAAatgattataaaaaattaaattcagaATAAAAGATATTTAATATAAGAATAGATATAAATATAATTCAGGATTTTGGAAACATTTAGCTAGAAaacctaaaataaaaatttaactcaGACTGAAGTTAAAATTTATTGATAGCAAAAGTTTGGTTTAATACATAAAAGCATTCTTAAATTTGTTAAAATTATTGTTTGGCACCCTAAACTTTTCAAGATACCTTTCACACATCTTGACATTTTCATTACTCTCACACCCTTAAAAAAGGCTGAGTTGGCATCTTAGCCATTTAACATGGCATTGCGCATTTACACCAATTTTCGCAATTTTAGGAAGAGAGTGACATTTTATTCACCATCATATCGAAAAGTTTGGTTTGCCACAAGGCAAATCATGACAAGTTTAATTGTGAATTTATGTATTAATTCCaaaagttttgatttgatcaaCTTTTTCCCTTCCACATACAAATAATTTATGGAAACCAAGgttgcacggaaacggaaaTGGATATCAACAccgggaaacgttatttctaaaaaaatatggcTAAGAAACAGTAGTGAAAACACAAAAGAAACGGACATGAAACGCTAATAAAAAAGAGTTTCCATGTAATATAGGTGGCAACAAACGATCAAAAAGAACAAAATCACACACATTTATGAGTTTTTGATAGAAACAGAAACATTGAAATTGACATTGATAGAAAGATGAATTGAGCCAAAGCTCCATAGTTATTAAAGTCGCAAGGGGTCCTGAAGCCTTGGCAGAAGGTGTTGGCACGCGAGAGCAACACAAGACGCActaaaagaataaattatatagAACCACTATAAAtagtaatatttaaaatataagaaaCCATAAGCTTTAAAGTCAAAATGCAATAAATACGAAATCATGTCAATATGCTTAATCATAACATGCAATGCAATAAACCCTAGATTCTAAAGTTCCAAGTGTTCAACTAAATAGTACTCCTAAGTTGACTAATAGCTACTTCTTATCAAAAGTCTCAAACTTCAGGTTTGTCCTTGGTTGCATCTTTTTCTCTGGTATTTCCTGTTGTTGTGTGCTTCTTTCCTTGGTTTCCTATTATGCATCTTTCTCTCCCTTTTTTTTTCTGCGATAGTTCATATTTAAAGTGTCtactttccttttccttttgtgTATTTGATACTAAATGTTGGAGTTTGACCATGTGAGTAAATAATAcaaaaccctaaaaaaataaaatgtgacacAAAAGGCGTGCCTCTGATAACCTTATCCACGCACACAAAGGTGTGCCAAAGCACCATCGCCCGGCTTAGGGAATGCTAAGGCGCATGGCCTTGAGCCTTGTGCACCTTGGGCCATGGCATCCATTAATAACTATGCTAAACTCAACCCCCACACAGGAAGGTATTCTTCCCTCCCTACTCAAATGAGTCAAATAACACGATTTTTGCATACCCTTTCCTTCTCTCCAAACACCCCAAACCACATGTCCCCAATTCCCAAACTAACTGTTAGTTCTATTAGCATATGCTCTATCAGTTTTCAAAAGAGAAGCAGAAGTCGTATACAAGAATAAGCTAGTAATTTGAACTTGTGCATACACATAACAACAGAACAAAAAAGAAGAACTCCATAATATATTTCATCACCTTAAGAACGATATTTTTCCATTTACTTTTCAGCCACATGGAAAAACAAACAGGAATGTATGCAATTAAATAAGACAACCAACAAAAATCACCTCAGCTCTATATCATAAAGACTCCGCCGCATTCTTTGTAAGTAAAGGGAAAGGAGCAATAGATTTTAAATCCTTGTTCTCATCATCTCCTAAAAATCTTCAAGAATCTCCAGCTCATTTGGCGAAACCTAccaaataatgaaagcattagaaTGGAAAACTTTGAATcttttatgttgatgatttttgaaggaattcaattcaattcaattgataAAAGACCTATAAGCTATGTCACAGGAAAGCCAGACCTTAGCATGTCCCAGAAATGCACAAGGATATGACAAACGTGGTCTATAAAACAAGTCAATTAACAATTCGTCATTTTTTTACAAGTGCTCTAATAAGTAGTTGGAAATGATCCCAAAGTTATTAAAGGTGCTAAGGGGTCCTGCAGCCTCTGCACGCACCTGGTGAACAGAAGGcgcagaaaaaaaaatagatacaaAATCTAAATATCAATATAACCTTTGAACTATAGCATATCAAGACACCCCAAATCCAACAGAAAAAGGAAAGATTTCTTTTCAACCTCATTGCAAAGAATAATACAGTTTAGGAATACCATATTCTTAAGTTTTTGAAATGTACCTCAAGCGTATGAAGACGAGAATTCTGTGGCATCTTAGCATTTAGAACAGTAGATTGATTCCAAACTGTAAAAAGATAAACACCGTATCAAACTGAGATGTGGCAGAGGGAATCAGCATAACTATGAGATATTTTTGCACAATTTCATTTACTTAACAATTTGCAACGAATAGATCCACTTGAATAAAATAACAGTTACACTTCtatgataaaattaaaatctCTACAAGACACATGGACATGCGGATCAGCTAGAATAAATAAGTTAGTCAAGTTAGATGTGCAGTATTTAGATACATCAACAGGTTATTCACTAAAACAATCAACATAGCAATTTCAAAATATAACAATGAACACATAACATCAGCATGTTTAGATCTGTTAGGACAAAGATGTAGCTTTAAGAGGATCAAGAGATTAAGTATGGAAAATATCACACAACAATCCCTATGTCCTTACAAAATATCATATCGTGGTTCAACTATTTGCCTAGATTGTGTCCAATTTCTTGTAGAAAACATCATCCTAAACAACGGCATAAGGTAAGCAGAAAATGCTGATGACTTTTTAGATAAAGCAATTGATACTTTTGAGAAGTTGTCAATATACCATTAAATTTGTTCACATCCCATGAGAAACATGTTAATTATGTTGAGGATTACTTGAAAGAGTATATTTTAACGGGAACCTATAATCATGATGCTATATAAGAACTCGTGAAAACACAATCCATCAGAAGTGATGAAAGATCATTTTGCATTTGGAACTAAACCAAAACATCAATTcggaagaaaaatgaagaagacgTACCAACCAATTCAGAATTAGACACTTTGTATCTCAATTGTACGACTTTTAATATCGAGTCGATGGATTGGAGTTGGCTTGGTAATAATGATTTCCCCCCTGCTTAAACCCGGATTAAGCGAGGGTTTCAACCCGAGCTCTTCATAGGTCAGCTCTTGTTCGTCCTCCGTTTCCTCTTCTTGTATCTGTTCAGTATTATCCTCTGCTAGTTTCCGTTTTGTTGTAGCCAAAAGAGTGAGTGATTACAATGAAACTGTACGGTTTCTAGTTTCTGCTAGTAGAATTTCTTCTTCGAGAGTTTGAGATATGAGAGGCAACATGTAACTGAacatttctcaaaaaaaaaaaaaacatgtaactGAACCACCAAACTTCGCGATAGATGGGTCAGGTTAGTTTTATAGTTGTAACGAACCCATTAACTCTTATGACCCAATAGAAACGACCCTTACTAGCAACTTAGCAAGCAATTTCAAAATTGCATATTGtatcaaaattttaaattctctttCATTCACGTCATTTTTGTATAGATGTTTCCATTTCACAGatgataattttatatataatttattttaattaaataataaataatagaatattttaatatttagttATATAAGTATCTTTTTATAATgaatatactaaaaaaaatgacagtattaacataaaaaaaaaaaaaaaatccaataactGTCTTTCTAATTTAAGACACCCTTCTAAATATTATTCATAAAATCAAACACTTCAAATTCGAgatgttttttaaattattaaatttaactaACCATTTAGAAAGTGAGGCATTCCATTAAAATAACATTACTCTAAAATTTATAACCGACTATTTTCACTAGTTAAATTTTGACTAATCTCTTTAGCTAGCTATTTATATTTGCTATtcatttttctgtttcttttttggttctctattctactttttcttttttgtcatTAATTTTTATTCACTTTTTTTAAGGGAATTTTTATTCacttaatgataaaataattaaatatagaGTCATTAGCATGGTTGGATTAAAACATAATTTTAGCTAGCTAAATTTTGATTAgctaatatttatattattttagagaATCAAATAGCTAGTTAGTGTTGGAGATACTCTTATGTGTTAATTTCTACCACTAgattttaattatatcattttacaAACGTTGCAACTGAAACTGTGTTGTTTTTAGAGATGACAGCGAGTAAGATATCCACGAGCAGTGTCAATTTCAAACTCTTACCCGTTTTTTTCATTACTCATACCCGTCACATTACCCTAACCGGTATATTTCATGAATTCCATACATGTCCTATTAAAACCGCGGGTACTCACGGGATACCTTTACCCATTAAGGATCAATACATAAAATgcaaatattacaaatttaacaaaatatcaatttaataaACCATGCAAAATAAATCAtctacaaatttaataaatattttaaattctaaaattctaaatCAACCTTAATTAATGATGTTTTCGATAATGAATAATGCTATGGGACGGAATCCGGAGTCCCCTATCTGATACCTTAATCAGAAATATACTTTGAATAAAGGTAATAATTTGGTTAGGGTATTTTTACTATTTACTAACTTAAGGTACTTTTAAAAgcaataaaaagaaagagaatGGCAGAACATAAACATGTGTAGGAATATTTAGAGCCAACAAAAATGAGAATTACAATAATGGGATTGGGTGGGCGTAGGAAAAAGGGCCCAGCCCATCATGATGCGTAGGTAGGTAGACTTGAATTGTTGAAATGGAATGAAACCAAATTTGATCTTCTCTTTCGGCGTGTGATTTAATATTTTGGCAATTCACAGCCGTTTGATCTGTGGGGACCACTTACTCTTTAACAACACAAATTTGGTCATCCACTATCACCGCGAGTCAATGGATCTTTGTCTAATGTTGTTGGGTTAATCATGCTTAACTTCCCCC comes from the Euphorbia lathyris chromosome 5, ddEupLath1.1, whole genome shotgun sequence genome and includes:
- the LOC136230940 gene encoding organic cation/carnitine transporter 7-like, with the translated sequence MAVGEAAAVYTVDEALIAVGFGKFQYLVLFYSGMGWVAEATEIMLLSFVGSAVQTQWNLTSHQVSLITTVVFLGMLVGAYSWGLVSDKYGRRKGFMVTAIVTFGGGFASSFSPNYVALLVFRGLAGLGLGGGPVLLSWFLEFVPAPTRGFWLIVFQAFWTVATILEAALAWIIMPRLGWRWLIALCSLPYFILLIFYPLTPESPRYLCLKNRKDEALHILEKISKLNGKPLPNGVLVTDHEIELQKQQHENGAPAGRWKDSNMGMFRSVLTLVSPKLLRTSLLLWIVFFGNAFSYYGLVLLTTELNKGNAHCNPNQKHSHKSGNINYRDIFITSFAEFPGLVIAAVTVDRLGRKVSMAGLFFVCLMFMLPLVVQQRAAVTTALLFGARICITGTFAVVYVYAPEIYPTSVRSTGVGVASSMGRIGGMICPIVAVSLVQGCHQTEAVVLFVGVIFISGICVSLFPFETKGRDLAESISSAKHQTPKPIDP